The Geomonas ferrireducens genome includes a window with the following:
- the rpsF gene encoding 30S ribosomal protein S6, with protein sequence MSRMYETIYIVQPDLGDEEIKALSTKVQDVIASMNGDFKRLEDWGTRKLAYPINKNPRGRYFYLRFDADAPLIAELERRLRLDDKVIRYQSVKLEQEVVAPAAAPVKSAEEGTEEVAAAATEAPAETTTTVEE encoded by the coding sequence ATGAGCAGGATGTACGAGACGATTTACATCGTCCAGCCGGACCTCGGTGACGAAGAGATCAAAGCTCTTTCCACCAAGGTACAGGACGTCATCGCCAGCATGAACGGCGATTTCAAGAGGCTTGAGGACTGGGGCACCAGGAAGCTTGCCTACCCGATCAACAAGAACCCGCGTGGCCGTTACTTTTACCTCCGTTTTGACGCCGATGCCCCGTTGATCGCAGAGCTTGAGCGTCGTCTGCGTCTTGACGACAAGGTGATCAGGTACCAGAGCGTGAAACTCGAGCAGGAAGTGGTTGCCCCGGCGGCCGCTCCGGTTAAGAGCGCCGAGGAAGGGACCGAGGAAGTGGCTGCCGCCGCTACCGAGGCTCCGGCCGAAACGACTACTACGGTGGAGGAATAA
- the ychF gene encoding redox-regulated ATPase YchF, with product MGFNCGIVGLPNVGKSTIFNALTSAGAESANYPFCTIDPNVGIVSVPDPRMDKLAEIVHPERILPTTIEFLDIAGLVKGASQGEGLGNKFLGHIRSVDAILHVVRCFENENVVHVSGSVSPVRDIEVIQTELALADLDTVEKRMLRTEKQARSGDKKAKEDVEFCQKVKATLEKGLSPRNLAENEDERLILRDMHLMTAKPVLYVANVAEDDLEGKHPYVEEVRQLAAKEGNGVVFICGSIEAEISELEGEEKQAFLEEMGLAESGLDRLIRSGYELLGLITYFTAGVKEVRAWTITRGTKAPGAAGVIHSDFEKGFIRAEVIAYKDFIASGGESGAKEKGLMRLEGKEYVVQDGDVMHFRFNV from the coding sequence ATGGGCTTTAACTGCGGCATCGTAGGTCTCCCCAACGTCGGGAAGTCGACCATCTTCAACGCGCTCACCTCGGCAGGTGCCGAGTCCGCCAACTACCCGTTCTGCACCATCGACCCCAACGTCGGCATCGTTTCCGTTCCCGATCCGCGCATGGATAAGCTCGCCGAGATCGTGCACCCCGAGCGCATCCTTCCCACCACCATAGAATTCCTCGACATAGCCGGACTGGTGAAGGGCGCGAGCCAGGGCGAGGGGCTCGGCAACAAGTTCCTGGGGCACATCCGTTCCGTCGACGCAATCCTGCACGTGGTGCGCTGCTTTGAGAACGAGAACGTGGTCCACGTGAGCGGAAGCGTTTCCCCGGTGCGTGACATCGAGGTGATCCAGACCGAGCTTGCCCTCGCCGATCTGGATACGGTGGAAAAGCGCATGCTGCGCACCGAAAAACAGGCGAGAAGCGGCGACAAGAAGGCGAAGGAAGACGTGGAGTTCTGCCAGAAGGTGAAGGCGACCCTGGAAAAGGGGCTTTCCCCGCGCAACCTCGCGGAGAACGAGGACGAGAGGCTGATCCTGCGCGATATGCACCTGATGACCGCGAAGCCTGTTCTTTATGTCGCCAACGTGGCCGAGGACGACCTGGAAGGGAAACACCCCTACGTCGAGGAGGTGCGCCAACTCGCGGCCAAGGAAGGCAACGGCGTCGTGTTCATCTGCGGTTCCATCGAGGCGGAGATTTCCGAACTGGAGGGCGAGGAGAAGCAGGCCTTTCTCGAGGAGATGGGACTTGCCGAGTCAGGCCTGGACCGCCTGATCCGCTCGGGCTACGAACTTCTCGGCCTCATCACCTATTTCACCGCAGGGGTGAAGGAAGTGCGTGCCTGGACCATCACCCGCGGGACCAAGGCTCCCGGGGCGGCCGGCGTGATCCACTCCGACTTCGAGAAAGGGTTCATCCGCGCTGAAGTTATCGCCTACAAGGACTTCATAGCCTCCGGTGGTGAATCAGGCGCCAAGGAGAAGGGCCTGATGCGTCTTGAGGGGAAAGAGTACGTGGTGCAGGACGGTGACGTCATGCACTTCAGGTTCAACGTGTAG
- the pth gene encoding aminoacyl-tRNA hydrolase, whose amino-acid sequence MAAKLIVGLGNPGPKYTWTRHNAGFMVLDRLSSQSGISVTRKAFSGLSGDGNWAGERVYLLKPQTFMNLSGRSVAEALRFYKLSLSDLIVIHDDLDIPFGKVRLKEGGGHGGHNGLRSLAQELGSTSFARVRVGIGRPLHGDVVNFVLTNFAKEEMNELLDVLDTSLDAIEMAMKEGMPKAMSIFNAK is encoded by the coding sequence ATGGCTGCAAAACTGATCGTAGGGCTCGGCAACCCCGGGCCCAAGTACACATGGACCCGCCACAACGCGGGTTTCATGGTTTTAGACCGTCTCTCCAGCCAGTCCGGTATCTCCGTCACCAGGAAGGCCTTCTCCGGGCTTTCCGGTGACGGGAACTGGGCGGGCGAGCGTGTCTATCTCCTCAAGCCGCAGACCTTCATGAACCTCTCCGGGCGCTCGGTCGCCGAGGCGCTCCGCTTCTACAAGTTGTCCCTCTCTGATCTCATCGTGATCCATGACGACCTGGACATCCCTTTCGGCAAGGTGCGGCTCAAGGAAGGGGGCGGTCACGGCGGGCACAACGGGCTACGCTCGCTGGCCCAGGAATTAGGTTCCACTTCCTTCGCCCGTGTGCGCGTCGGTATCGGACGGCCGCTGCACGGCGACGTGGTGAACTTCGTGCTCACCAACTTCGCCAAGGAAGAGATGAACGAACTGCTGGACGTGCTGGACACCTCCCTGGACGCCATCGAGATGGCGATGAAGGAAGGTATGCCGAAGGCGATGAGCATCTTCAACGCGAAGTAA
- a CDS encoding 50S ribosomal protein L25, with product MSKQVLNVELREKTGKGICRRLRAAGRVPAVVYGKGFEPVCISLGQRELSEAIAGEGGRNHILTLQGVPALEGTNVIVADLLRDSLKNIPRHVDLHKINLADKVKVHVKLNLVGTPAGVKAGGFLDFAMHEVEVECLPVHIPSHINVDVVELAIGHSVHVGDIKAPVGTAILSDPKAPVVSILGRKAAAEEETAA from the coding sequence ATGAGTAAGCAGGTGCTGAATGTTGAACTGAGAGAAAAAACCGGCAAGGGTATTTGCCGTCGTCTTCGCGCTGCCGGCCGTGTTCCGGCCGTCGTGTACGGTAAAGGTTTTGAGCCGGTCTGCATCTCCCTGGGCCAGAGAGAGCTTTCCGAAGCCATCGCAGGCGAGGGCGGCCGCAACCACATCCTGACCCTGCAGGGCGTCCCCGCACTGGAAGGCACCAACGTCATCGTGGCTGACCTGCTGCGCGACTCCCTGAAGAACATCCCGCGTCACGTAGACCTGCACAAGATCAACCTCGCCGACAAGGTGAAGGTGCACGTGAAACTGAACCTGGTCGGCACCCCGGCCGGCGTCAAGGCGGGCGGCTTCCTCGATTTCGCAATGCACGAAGTTGAGGTCGAGTGCCTCCCGGTTCACATCCCGTCGCACATCAACGTCGACGTCGTCGAGCTTGCCATCGGCCACTCCGTCCACGTGGGTGATATCAAGGCTCCGGTGGGCACCGCCATCCTGAGCGATCCGAAGGCTCCGGTGGTCAGCATCCTCGGGCGCAAAGCCGCCGCTGAGGAAGAGACTGCCGCCTAA
- a CDS encoding ribose-phosphate pyrophosphokinase: MENKIRVFSGNSNPVLAEKICDCLKVPLGKAKVRTFSDGEIMVEIGENVRGRDIYVVQSTCCPTNNNLMELLIMIDALKRASAHTITAVMPYYGYARQDRKAAPRTPISSKLVADLITTAGAHRVVTIDLHAGQIQGFFNIPVDNLYAAPVLLAHLKSRFADDLNNLVMVSPDAGGTERARAFAKRLGCTLAVIDKRRTGPNVMEVMHLIGDVKGKNAIILDDMIDTAGTLTQAALALKEHGAANVYACATHGVLSGPAIERINNSVIEKVVITDTVPLGEKAEQTEKLRVLSVADLLAEAIRRIHEDESVSSLFV; the protein is encoded by the coding sequence ATGGAAAACAAGATCAGGGTGTTCAGCGGTAACTCGAATCCGGTTCTGGCGGAGAAGATCTGTGATTGCCTCAAGGTGCCCCTTGGCAAGGCCAAGGTGAGGACCTTTTCCGATGGCGAGATCATGGTCGAAATCGGCGAGAACGTTCGTGGGCGGGATATTTACGTGGTGCAGTCGACCTGCTGCCCGACCAACAACAATCTCATGGAACTGCTCATCATGATCGACGCGCTTAAAAGGGCGTCGGCCCATACCATCACCGCCGTCATGCCGTACTACGGCTATGCGCGGCAAGACCGCAAGGCCGCGCCGAGGACGCCGATCAGCTCCAAACTGGTGGCCGATCTGATCACCACGGCGGGTGCCCACAGGGTGGTGACCATCGACCTGCACGCCGGTCAGATCCAGGGCTTTTTCAATATCCCGGTGGACAATCTCTACGCCGCGCCGGTGCTCCTCGCCCACCTGAAGAGCCGCTTCGCGGACGACCTGAACAACCTGGTCATGGTTTCCCCCGATGCCGGCGGTACCGAGCGCGCCAGGGCCTTCGCCAAGAGGCTTGGCTGCACTCTCGCCGTGATCGACAAGCGCCGCACCGGTCCGAACGTCATGGAGGTCATGCACCTGATCGGTGACGTCAAGGGGAAGAACGCCATCATCCTTGACGACATGATCGACACCGCCGGGACCTTGACCCAGGCAGCCCTCGCGCTCAAGGAGCACGGCGCCGCCAACGTCTATGCCTGCGCCACCCACGGTGTTCTCTCCGGTCCGGCGATCGAGAGGATCAACAACTCCGTCATCGAGAAAGTGGTCATCACGGACACGGTCCCGCTTGGGGAGAAGGCTGAACAGACCGAGAAACTGAGAGTGTTGTCCGTGGCCGACCTTCTGGCTGAGGCGATCCGCCGCATCCACGAGGACGAATCCGTCAGCTCCCTTTTCGTGTAG
- a CDS encoding PilZ domain-containing protein codes for MNQRRFHRVKHTAPGELKHLEMKYRCRIENISLRGALISADECLMVPLNESCTLSIEVSPGEAPMVITVSVVHCFFSMMGVKFTAFEGNAEQTLLELIKRITTEPEKLMQEWESIQQEKAGRKQQTVAGPAVAISNEGIRA; via the coding sequence ATGAACCAGCGGCGTTTTCACCGGGTTAAACACACGGCACCCGGCGAACTGAAACATCTTGAAATGAAATATCGTTGCCGCATCGAAAACATATCGCTTCGCGGCGCGCTCATCAGTGCGGACGAATGTCTGATGGTTCCGCTCAACGAATCCTGCACCCTTTCCATCGAGGTCTCCCCCGGGGAAGCCCCCATGGTCATCACGGTCAGCGTGGTGCACTGCTTCTTCTCGATGATGGGTGTGAAGTTCACTGCCTTCGAGGGGAACGCTGAGCAGACCCTGCTCGAACTGATCAAAAGGATCACGACCGAGCCGGAAAAGCTTATGCAGGAATGGGAAAGCATTCAGCAGGAAAAGGCGGGACGCAAACAGCAGACCGTTGCCGGGCCTGCCGTCGCGATTTCTAACGAAGGAATCAGAGCTTGA
- a CDS encoding DUF4382 domain-containing protein, with the protein MRKIFVSYRYLLIALCTVTAALLYLGGCGGGGSSSTSKGTLKLAITDRQSDEFQNLFISIREIRLVPAGHENAADNDPALPVFASYTTARSVDVMQLRFSQETLGDLALPAGTYSQIRLILDPNPGGNQDPVNYLVLASDPNTKIPLTTPSGQQSGLKILGPIEVKPGVINAVMIDFDPNTAVVKRGNTGQYNFKPTGIRLIQMANMLETFGSIAGNVSNPSVNWSSATVSVKRRGTINDTNPIAAGQIFATYTSGKWQAPFSAFVPANTTDYGYKAFISANGFALYSSAAVSVTAGHETSLGEITLTPQ; encoded by the coding sequence ATGCGAAAGATCTTTGTTTCCTACCGTTATCTGCTCATCGCCCTTTGCACCGTCACCGCAGCCCTTTTGTACCTGGGAGGATGCGGCGGAGGCGGCAGCAGCAGCACCAGCAAGGGGACCCTCAAGCTTGCCATCACCGACCGTCAAAGCGACGAATTCCAGAACCTTTTCATATCCATCCGTGAAATAAGGCTCGTGCCCGCGGGGCATGAAAACGCCGCCGACAACGACCCCGCACTGCCCGTATTCGCAAGCTACACCACCGCCAGGTCGGTGGACGTGATGCAGTTGCGCTTCAGCCAGGAAACCTTGGGCGACCTCGCCCTCCCCGCCGGCACCTACAGCCAGATCCGCCTCATCCTTGATCCGAACCCGGGCGGCAACCAGGATCCGGTCAACTACCTCGTCCTGGCGAGTGATCCCAACACGAAGATCCCTCTAACCACGCCGAGCGGACAGCAATCCGGGCTCAAGATCCTCGGACCGATCGAGGTCAAGCCTGGCGTCATCAACGCCGTCATGATCGACTTCGACCCAAATACGGCCGTGGTGAAGCGCGGCAACACCGGACAGTACAACTTCAAGCCTACCGGGATAAGGCTCATCCAGATGGCGAACATGCTTGAGACCTTCGGTTCCATCGCAGGCAACGTCAGCAATCCGTCCGTCAACTGGAGCAGCGCCACCGTCTCCGTCAAGCGCCGCGGGACCATCAACGACACCAACCCGATTGCAGCGGGGCAGATCTTCGCGACCTATACCAGCGGCAAGTGGCAGGCGCCTTTCTCCGCCTTCGTTCCTGCCAACACCACCGACTACGGCTACAAGGCCTTCATAAGCGCGAACGGCTTCGCCCTGTACTCGTCGGCAGCGGTATCGGTCACCGCCGGTCACGAAACATCTCTGGGTGAGATCACCCTAACACCACAGTAA
- a CDS encoding bacteriohemerythrin, with protein sequence MPIIEWKDCYLVGIQEIDRYHQHLVQYLNRSYDHFRENHTLEPGVLEILVDFSIQQFNCEERWMQRSSYPKLAAHKEEHRHFQTEIALLKKGSGLDTKGCVDLLWFLCSWVTNHMRESDAEFGRFLDSQPRRT encoded by the coding sequence ATGCCTATTATTGAATGGAAGGACTGTTATTTGGTTGGCATACAAGAGATCGACCGTTATCACCAACACCTGGTGCAATATCTCAACAGAAGCTATGACCATTTCCGTGAAAACCACACGCTTGAACCGGGGGTACTGGAAATCCTGGTCGATTTCTCCATCCAGCAGTTCAACTGCGAGGAACGCTGGATGCAGCGAAGTTCGTACCCGAAACTCGCCGCGCACAAGGAAGAGCATCGGCACTTCCAAACCGAGATAGCCTTGCTGAAAAAAGGAAGTGGATTGGATACCAAGGGATGCGTCGACCTGCTCTGGTTTTTGTGCTCTTGGGTCACGAACCACATGCGCGAGAGCGATGCGGAGTTCGGCAGATTTCTCGATTCCCAGCCGCGACGGACCTGA
- a CDS encoding lipid-binding SYLF domain-containing protein: protein MRTIRLITAAIVALLLGTSITPAFAAGETRKIEDCIEVVKAIKAIPEQSIPPALLQNAQGIMVIPGVIKVGFVVGGRYGTGVLTVRDEKGNWSDPVFIKIAGGSLGWQIGAESTDLILVFKTKKGVEGALKGKFTLGADASVAAGPVGRSAEGATDVTLKAEILSYSRSRGLFAGIALNGAALMIDDEANASFYGKDITPKSILSGQGGKRTPEVTELLQLL, encoded by the coding sequence ATGAGAACGATAAGACTGATTACCGCGGCGATCGTTGCCCTGCTGCTGGGGACGAGCATCACGCCGGCCTTCGCTGCCGGTGAGACGCGGAAAATAGAGGACTGCATAGAAGTGGTCAAGGCGATCAAGGCCATCCCAGAGCAAAGCATCCCCCCCGCACTCCTTCAGAACGCCCAGGGGATCATGGTGATTCCCGGAGTGATCAAGGTCGGGTTCGTGGTCGGCGGCAGGTACGGCACTGGAGTACTGACGGTTCGTGATGAAAAAGGGAACTGGAGCGATCCGGTCTTCATCAAGATTGCGGGCGGTAGCCTCGGCTGGCAGATCGGGGCGGAATCTACCGACCTCATCCTCGTTTTCAAGACCAAGAAGGGCGTGGAAGGCGCACTGAAAGGTAAATTCACCCTGGGCGCCGACGCATCAGTGGCGGCAGGTCCGGTAGGCCGCAGCGCCGAAGGGGCCACCGACGTCACCCTCAAGGCCGAGATCCTTTCCTACTCGAGGAGCCGAGGGCTCTTCGCCGGCATCGCCCTTAACGGCGCAGCCCTCATGATCGACGACGAAGCCAACGCCTCCTTCTACGGCAAAGACATCACCCCAAAAAGCATACTGTCCGGCCAGGGAGGCAAGCGCACCCCTGAGGTGACCGAACTGCTGCAACTGCTTTGA
- a CDS encoding fibronectin type III domain-containing protein, with product MGKNRNGGERDEDVIRATGELVTNLVKDPSILERMNALMPDLEKIQKAHDRHRSIFSEVLGGASEKEGELASARSDALNIVSLLHGIALLTGKYDPSIPQKLDLVQQQPPITKRGATGGLAATENFRLVYEGQNIVARGSAVKGAKCYEIWICEGDPLTESNWRHLITSGCVNHIEINGLTPGKLYYFRIRAVGSHTTGPWSNFISMMAI from the coding sequence GTGGGCAAAAATCGCAACGGTGGGGAAAGAGACGAGGATGTGATCCGTGCGACCGGTGAACTCGTCACCAACTTGGTCAAGGATCCGTCCATCCTGGAAAGGATGAACGCCTTGATGCCGGATCTCGAGAAGATTCAGAAGGCTCACGATCGGCATCGTAGCATATTCAGCGAGGTGCTGGGGGGAGCCTCTGAGAAGGAGGGTGAGCTCGCATCGGCGCGAAGCGACGCACTCAACATCGTCAGTTTATTGCATGGCATAGCGTTGCTGACAGGAAAATATGACCCCTCCATCCCGCAGAAACTTGATCTGGTGCAACAGCAGCCACCCATCACCAAACGCGGAGCCACTGGAGGCCTTGCCGCAACGGAAAACTTCAGGCTGGTGTACGAGGGGCAAAACATCGTGGCGCGGGGCTCTGCGGTAAAAGGGGCCAAGTGCTATGAAATCTGGATCTGCGAGGGTGATCCCCTCACGGAAAGCAATTGGAGGCACCTTATCACCTCCGGCTGTGTCAACCACATTGAAATTAACGGTCTCACGCCAGGCAAGCTGTACTACTTCAGGATCAGGGCCGTAGGCTCACACACCACAGGCCCCTGGTCAAACTTCATCAGCATGATGGCGATATAA
- a CDS encoding tyrosine-type recombinase/integrase: protein MAVYKRGAKAVYYMNFTVDGVRVSRSTGKFTKKEAKLVEAVEKKRMMVDGALSPRERAARMLLSVAIQKTYDERWKDNKDGFKAKRLAERAMDLIGDVPLSKIEDQTIKRMVKKLEDSGIKGATINRYLATMKTLLRHHQQPWEHIKLKKESKGRIRVLSKEEELTVVSLLRDTDHGKKRSYYPEAADLVEVLVDTGCRLSEILNLKYEDINFDTNLISIWINKGDKPRSIPMTKRVGGILLARQEGNWLKPFTIDIDQAQKAWNWARKRMLLDEDKEFVMHSLRHTCATRLLDRGIDLYTVKEWLGHSTIQVTERYAHLNPAKLVHAVSVLDEQM, encoded by the coding sequence ATGGCAGTCTACAAACGTGGAGCTAAAGCAGTGTATTACATGAACTTTACTGTTGATGGAGTCCGAGTCAGTAGGAGTACCGGGAAGTTCACTAAGAAGGAAGCCAAACTAGTTGAAGCAGTAGAAAAGAAGAGGATGATGGTAGACGGTGCATTGTCCCCAAGGGAGAGAGCAGCAAGGATGCTGCTTAGTGTCGCCATCCAGAAGACCTACGACGAGAGGTGGAAAGATAACAAGGATGGTTTCAAGGCCAAGCGTTTAGCTGAACGTGCAATGGACCTGATAGGAGATGTACCCCTCAGCAAGATCGAGGACCAGACCATCAAGCGCATGGTGAAGAAACTGGAGGATTCAGGTATCAAGGGAGCTACCATCAACCGGTATCTTGCAACGATGAAGACCCTGCTGCGCCATCACCAACAACCTTGGGAACATATCAAGCTCAAGAAGGAGAGCAAGGGAAGGATACGGGTACTGTCCAAGGAAGAGGAATTAACGGTTGTATCTCTGCTACGGGATACGGATCATGGAAAGAAGAGGAGCTATTACCCTGAAGCCGCTGACTTGGTAGAGGTCTTAGTTGACACCGGATGCAGGTTAAGCGAGATCTTGAACCTCAAGTACGAGGACATTAACTTTGACACCAACCTCATTAGCATCTGGATCAACAAGGGAGACAAGCCCAGGAGTATCCCCATGACCAAGAGGGTAGGGGGCATACTATTGGCCCGGCAAGAGGGTAATTGGCTAAAGCCCTTCACTATCGACATCGACCAAGCACAGAAGGCATGGAATTGGGCTAGGAAAAGGATGCTGCTGGATGAAGACAAGGAGTTTGTCATGCATTCTCTCAGGCATACATGCGCTACCAGACTGCTGGACAGAGGAATTGACCTCTATACGGTTAAGGAATGGCTTGGTCACAGCACAATTCAGGTGACGGAACGATATGCTCACCTGAACCCTGCTAAATTAGTACACGCAGTTAGTGTACTTGATGAGCAGATGTAA
- a CDS encoding zincin-like metallopeptidase domain-containing protein: MPLPPDIRHGGNKACYSPMLDYVKLPTPEAFESSEDYYSTTFHEMIHSTGHASRVGRKGILEPSYFGSHEYSKEELVAEMGAAFLCGYAGIEQRTIGNSAAYIAGWLKALKNDKTLLIHAAAQAQHASDYILNRKRGEGEQIDEPIA; this comes from the coding sequence ATGCCACTACCACCAGATATCAGACACGGTGGCAACAAAGCTTGCTACTCACCCATGCTCGATTACGTAAAGCTACCAACACCAGAAGCGTTTGAGTCATCAGAGGATTATTACAGCACCACATTCCATGAGATGATCCACAGCACAGGTCATGCAAGTAGGGTAGGGCGTAAAGGTATATTGGAACCGTCCTATTTCGGTAGCCACGAGTACAGCAAGGAAGAACTGGTAGCTGAGATGGGCGCAGCATTCCTGTGTGGTTATGCTGGTATCGAGCAAAGAACCATAGGGAATTCGGCGGCCTATATAGCTGGATGGCTTAAGGCACTCAAGAACGACAAGACATTGTTGATACATGCAGCAGCACAGGCGCAACATGCCAGCGATTACATACTCAACAGGAAACGAGGTGAAGGAGAACAAATAGATGAGCCCATAGCATGA
- a CDS encoding site-specific integrase: MSSYLISRNGHYHLRVRTPLDLLGIIPQTEITRSLKTTDLRIAKATALPYLQGISQTVTLLRSMFITPEQAQVSLRNLLGRKVRGVSHGVDKSAQGGAADVTPVVGGTSLATVVKAFLKDKEREWTPKTRMENKGVFGLIVDLIGDVAVASIDRGKVRDFREQLVKLPPNVGKSYPEQSPLEVLQRIDSGELLTTPMSITSVNKHISRLYSIMSYCIKEGHRTDNPASEMNIKQHRRPDEERKAYDLQDLRVISRNLPRNSSKPERLYVPMICMLSGMRLDEACQLYREDIIQVDGVWCFDVNDYKDKKLKNLSSKRIVPVHPALIELGLLSYVERCQDGSRLWENLKWCKVNGYSNSLGKWYQRFNRGHVTIDPLKTLHSMRHSFADNLKQLGVQDNLISELMGHANNSITTGRYGKRYQAKVLLEVVSRLDYGI; this comes from the coding sequence ATGTCCAGCTATCTTATCAGCAGAAATGGTCACTATCACCTCAGGGTCAGAACACCTCTAGACCTCCTCGGCATCATTCCTCAGACAGAAATTACCCGTTCACTCAAGACTACCGATCTCAGGATAGCTAAGGCAACAGCTCTGCCTTACCTTCAAGGGATCAGTCAAACAGTAACCTTGCTGCGGTCAATGTTCATCACCCCAGAACAGGCTCAGGTGTCACTACGGAACCTTCTTGGCCGAAAGGTCAGGGGAGTGTCTCATGGTGTCGATAAGTCGGCTCAGGGGGGTGCTGCGGACGTCACACCAGTTGTGGGGGGCACATCGCTTGCCACCGTTGTTAAGGCTTTCCTGAAGGACAAGGAACGGGAGTGGACACCGAAGACCAGGATGGAGAATAAAGGAGTCTTTGGCCTCATAGTTGACCTTATTGGCGATGTAGCCGTGGCGTCGATTGACAGGGGGAAGGTGAGAGACTTCAGAGAGCAACTGGTGAAGCTCCCGCCCAATGTGGGCAAATCCTATCCTGAGCAGTCGCCCCTTGAAGTCCTGCAGCGGATTGATTCCGGTGAACTGTTGACCACCCCCATGAGCATCACCTCTGTGAATAAGCACATCTCCAGGCTCTATTCGATAATGAGTTACTGCATAAAGGAGGGGCACCGGACAGACAACCCCGCTTCAGAGATGAACATCAAGCAGCACAGGAGACCGGATGAGGAACGGAAAGCCTATGACCTCCAAGATCTGAGGGTAATCTCAAGGAATCTCCCCAGGAATAGCAGCAAACCAGAGAGGCTGTACGTTCCAATGATCTGTATGTTGTCGGGGATGAGGCTTGATGAGGCTTGCCAGTTGTACCGAGAGGACATCATCCAGGTCGATGGGGTATGGTGCTTCGATGTTAACGACTACAAGGATAAAAAATTAAAGAACCTGTCGAGTAAGCGCATTGTTCCCGTTCATCCTGCTTTGATTGAACTGGGGTTATTAAGCTACGTAGAGCGATGCCAGGATGGGAGTCGGCTGTGGGAGAATCTTAAGTGGTGCAAGGTGAACGGATACAGCAACTCATTAGGCAAGTGGTATCAGCGATTCAATCGGGGGCATGTGACTATTGACCCCCTCAAAACTCTGCACAGCATGAGGCATTCATTCGCCGACAACCTGAAACAGCTGGGAGTACAGGATAACCTCATCTCTGAACTGATGGGCCACGCGAACAACAGCATCACAACAGGAAGGTACGGAAAGAGGTATCAAGCTAAGGTTCTGCTAGAGGTGGTAAGCAGGCTTGACTATGGCATATAA
- the ispE gene encoding 4-(cytidine 5'-diphospho)-2-C-methyl-D-erythritol kinase has protein sequence MGKLHLLAPAKVNYRLDVLGKRPDGYHDLRMVMQRVDLCDEVIITLNDAPGIRVTCGKKGVPDGPGNIAWRAADALLQLSGKAVGIDIAINKRIPVAAGLGGGSSDAATVLMGVNELLGLKLSDERLMEIGVKLGADVPFFIFKKTALAEGIGEKLTAMESMPALWVVLVNPGIHVPTAWVYQNLILTTKAADSIIRGSYSSVAEVAELLSNDLEPVTCGKHPLLNELKAMLLEAGAAGSLMSGSGATVFGIFEDEAVAQKAATEIAAARGWFAVAVKTI, from the coding sequence GTGGGAAAACTGCACCTGCTGGCACCCGCCAAGGTGAACTACCGGCTGGACGTGCTGGGGAAGCGGCCGGACGGATACCACGACCTGCGCATGGTTATGCAGCGGGTCGACCTGTGTGACGAGGTCATCATCACCCTTAACGATGCGCCGGGGATACGCGTCACCTGCGGCAAGAAAGGGGTTCCGGACGGTCCGGGCAACATCGCCTGGCGCGCGGCCGATGCGCTTTTGCAGCTCTCCGGCAAGGCCGTCGGGATCGACATCGCCATCAACAAGCGGATTCCCGTTGCGGCCGGCCTGGGAGGGGGAAGCAGCGATGCCGCCACCGTGCTCATGGGTGTGAACGAACTGCTCGGCCTGAAGCTTTCCGACGAACGCCTCATGGAAATCGGCGTGAAGCTTGGGGCCGACGTCCCGTTCTTCATCTTCAAGAAAACAGCGCTCGCCGAGGGTATCGGGGAAAAGCTGACCGCTATGGAGTCCATGCCTGCTCTCTGGGTTGTGCTGGTGAATCCAGGAATTCATGTTCCGACGGCTTGGGTGTATCAAAATTTGATATTGACAACCAAAGCCGCCGACTCTATAATTCGCGGTTCATACAGCAGCGTCGCAGAAGTTGCCGAGCTTCTTTCCAACGACCTGGAGCCGGTCACGTGCGGGAAGCATCCGCTTCTGAACGAGCTGAAGGCGATGCTGCTTGAAGCCGGAGCGGCCGGTTCCCTCATGTCGGGGAGCGGCGCCACCGTCTTCGGGATCTTCGAAGACGAAGCGGTCGCCCAGAAGGCCGCGACGGAGATAGCCGCGGCACGAGGTTGGTTCGCCGTAGCTGTGAAAACGATTTAG